The window TTGGAGCATGAGAGTTTCGTTGCTTTCGATTCTTTAGCGCGGGCGTGAAAGAACATGTTCATTTCTCGTCGGAGACGGGAGAGGAGGTAATTTGGTGGCGCCCGTCCGTCGTGCGGGAAGTATACCCGTGCGGATCCCATGTatgaattaaaagtttaaaggacagttttgtaatttaatgtAGGCCCAATTAATAATTGGGCCTATCTATCTCTTATTAAAGCCCAGGGATCCTATTAGTCGGGCGAATCCggtttgaatttatttataaatatttgtcggcaaacttattttttttctttcataataaataataataattatttattcaaaactaaaaatgtagaataaaatgtttttttttctcttttgaagaaagaCCAATACTTTAAGTTGTGCCctttttgttggaattttagagttataaaagtattttatagTTTGAGAAGTGGAATTTCATaagtatgaaattttgttggtttatACCAAACTCGTAATTGTGTGAGTTCTTAATTACGTCTTTTAGTGATTTTACACTACTTCACTTATCTGGTTCTAAAATCAGTCAATCTAGTCTTAAATCATTGGACTTTGAGAATGAAGAAAGCCTATCGTCTATATTCGTGGTTTGGAAACTAAGTAGATAATAAGAATCATACCCTCTCCTTTTCCTATTAGAATTTAAACTCATACTCTACCCTATATGGATCCCTACCtttctatagttttttttttcttttttttgttaatacgGGGAAGTAGCTCAAACAAATCCAATTGAAAGATAATGCTAGATCTCATGACTTCGAATGTCTCCTTTTATGGAACCCCTATAGTGTCTATTTACAGGAAAAACATAACTCAAACTAGAGTCATTTCAACCTTTGATAAACATGATCTCGCACAATTAGAGTcgtcaaaatttagaaagcaTATTCGTTGACACCTCCTATTGAGGTAAGAGAGTCCAACCCCAAAAAAATTGGATAGAGACGGATTTAAATGTTGGCTAGATAAGCATCCTATAATAAGAGGAGTAGTTATAAACCTATATACCCACATACTCAAGTATTCGAGTTTGTGTGACGAACACCGGACTGGTGTACAAATATTTCTCATCTTGTAGTTCACATTACTTCCTAAATGGTAGATTTATCATTGTTGTCATGTGAATGATATATGCATTTTCTCCTCTCTGTATTTTGGCACCAAttaattatgctttttttttttttactaaatccACCCAAAAACagtttagaaaattaattatgtgtttgaattacattttcaagtgtttaattttttttaaaaaaaaactaaactattggAAGCcacttcaaatataattttaagtgtatctaacaaatttttaattcaatccaaacgaAACAAATTAACCTAACTATTTGTGTTAAATTTTTACTCATACTTCGagcaaataaaagaatttattagAAATACAATCAAAGtccaacatttatttaaacaactattaaaacaaaagaattttataaaaatgtcaacaaaTTGATCTTCTCATTAATATATTTCacgtttttaaattaacagaTTTGctattcatattatattcaCATTATGATTTTACATATATCTGGTGATgtgaattatgaaaatattaatgaaatgtAAACAACGGGTtgatttatagttttaattttcttaaatgtaAGCaagtgaaaattaaattaaacacacCTTGTTATAAGAGTTATACTATTGATATCACGATTGTTTTGAGTATGTAATTGACGTGTAATTGTTCTAAGTTTTATTGTTGTCTCGTTGATGAATCTCAACTTTGTTTGACATTCGAGTAATGGTCTATTGACTCAAATATTGCATGGTTGTCCTATGACACCTTTCTAAAAAATACGACTTGACCTAAATTGGTTATTAAGAAGTAGTTGGATGAGTTAGACATATTTGACCATATTTTAGggttatttgataatttttgtaacattttaatcttcaaaacttttaatttctaataataatttggtcTCTTATTTGGTAAGAATTTCGTCTTTTTAGTATTAGcaatttcttctccattttttaccataattaatatatttctcATACACAAAAGTTGAATTCTtagtcaaatatttttttaaagaatggttgcaaatataacaattagattcaaattaattaaatatgtagcaacattttaaaaaaattgttaatataGCAAGATTAGCAAATATTATCCataatagaagtctatcattggTAGGCTATGTTGCAAATATgaatctattattgataaatcaTACGAGTCCATCAACGATAGAAGTTTATCGCCTATagactttgctatatttgcaatttaaaaataaactttgttatatacttaattattattcctaaaattgctacctattataattattattattttttattttaaactaacgacccatttcaatataatatgtttctttgttttttaaatcgATACCTATAAACActcattttacatttaaatttcttagTTTGTAATATGCTTCTTACCAATATGTTCAAAAATCACgtcaacttttgaaaactaaagaaatttttttttttttagaatttaagtAAGATTTAAACTATTTGAGTCAAGAAGGATACATACTATtactatattatattacaagagaaaatatacttacttgaaaaaaaattaaaaaacaaaatgtgtAGCTATTtctgtttttagtttttaagtttttaaaattttgaatgattaattgtagttttatttttcttttaataaatgatttcCAAATATGGATTAGTTATTGAATATTattctttaacaatttaaaccACACACTTTTAACACTTAGTAACAATTTAATCCTTACCATTCAAATCATTATGTTTTATGACtttattgagtttttttcttttgtagatATATGAATTGGTAAATTGGTTAAAAACAAAGTATATTTATAACACAAAAGGCTTAgtcatatttaataaaatccaACACTAACTTTTAcgataaatatcaaattattatataatttagataTCGACATTTATATCTTTGATTCATTATAGTCTTTGTACTatcaaaatacttttttttctcgttcATATAAATTTAGCTCGTTTATTTTGTCTTATAAAAAGGAATTATAATGGTGAACAAACGTAAACTTTGtaccaaattaaaatgatgGTTACATCTTGAATATTTctgtaaataaaatatcacgtTAAAACTTTTATCCATAAACttagataaaaacaaagatataGAAACTAcaataatcacttttaaaagtagaaacatgaaagtgtatatataaatacatatttcTAAGgtacaaacaacaaaataaataaaagaaaaacaaataaaaaattacaaaaattaaaatatttatagttattattatacatattattatttggtaaGAAAAAGTAGTATTCAAACCATTAAACcgagaaggaaaaagaaaaagttgttacCAATATTACCCCTAAATCCAATCTTTATTTTATCCAAAAGCCAAATCATTCAACATCTCCAAACATTTGACTCCCCcaccataaataaatataaaataaacatttcttcaaataatattttataaaaaagagactttttcttaaataataaataattttaaatatttacaaaatgcagtaaatttttttaattctatccATTGTAATAGTGATGTCCTTCTGGGATTGATTatcaaatatcatttattGAAGAATATCacttacaaatttttattattgatataatttgaaatttgatgttctatttttgacaattattttataaaagatcaaaaaaatgtttaaaaaatatcttttagaatggtgtttttatttttaaaatttgagtaaGAATTTggatgttattttaaaaaaataagtaagtTATTGTaatattctttatatttaattttcaaaatggaaaacaaaaacgaaataataatatttacaggaacattattttaacttttaaaaattaaataaatacatagcGAAAACCCAATTGAGTAATTTCCACCCAATTTTCATtctcaaaaaacaaaataaaagaaatccaaaaccattaaaaataaaaagccaAACTCACACACCACGCACCACACCGCGAGTGCACCAACACCCCTCCGCCGCCCGCCACATATAACCCAAAAAAGCAAAATCCCGCCGCAACACGCACTCCGATACAACGTGTCGATATCCAATTCGGAAGTCACATCATCTCCAGTACACCTTTCCGTAGATAATCCAGTCGGCGCCACCGACGTGATCTCCACGTGCCACACGACTCGCCGTCGCCAGCGCCGTCACACCACGCGCCAACCACCCCGCGTACAAAATACTCTTCTCCCGTTCCTCAAAACGGACCtcaccccccccccccccgtccctctctctctctctctataataAGCCCTCTCTTTCTATCTCTCAAAGCACATAAACAAGTTcgctttatttttatttttatttcttcttcttcttcttcttcttcatataTTATTCATCCCCATTTTTCTTCGGCTTTTCAATTCTGTATTTCTCGCCATGAAAGCGTAGCTTTGTGTTAAACTAAGGTAcaactcttcttctttacGACTATATATGTACgagtattttcattttatactGTATTAACTACTCCTATACAtgattttcgtttttttttttttttccttttcatgtttgttgttgttgttgttgttattattattattattattctctatCGTAATTCGATTTTGTTTATGGATTGAACAAACTCCAGGGAtcctcttttgtttttgtgagtttttttcgTTGTTACAATTACAATATATGGTTTCGCTTCTTTAAGGAAGAAATAACTTCATGTCgggtttttgaattttcttcgatttttcttcttagtgTTAACCACAGCTTTTTAGgtgttttcttcatttgattaactttaattttcttagaTCACATTGAGATAATCTCTCAGAACGTAATTTCTCGAGTATTTTTCGCTTGTTCTAACCGAGTTGTTTGTTTACTGGTTCTATCTGTGattagtggttttttttttatattgaagtTTCGAGTGGAGCTGCTTTTTAAGTCTGTTAATGTGGGGACGTTTGGttgtttcaattcttttttttttttttttgggttcaaAATATGGATCTGGATATGATTGCGGTTAATTGAGTTTGGAGTACTATtgctcttttcttcctttactTGCAagggatttttctttctttctttttttaaaagaaaaaatgtatgtatttatctttctataatgtcttctttgtttaatttggaAGATTTAGAACGCTGTTTTTGTATCTTATATGATTGGTTGAATATGATTTGTAATGGTAAGTGTTGACAGGATATTTTCTGTGTTCTGAAATATCAACTTGAGAATTCGATCTGGGTTTTTCTTTGCGTTGGGTTTAGCATTTGGAATATGTTCCTTgcaaatacttttttaattagttgggGCGGATCTATTTGGTTGCTAATGAACGTTTTATGTTTGTGTTTGGATGCTCACTCTTCTCTTAAAGGCCAGACGAGAGTGAATAATTTACTTGCTGTACATAATGTATAGGTTGGAAAGTTCTTGGCTTCATTCGTAGTAAATGTAGACTGTTcgttatatttgttaaaattcgTTCACTACATTTGTTAAAATTCAAGATGAGTTGTGGGGAAACTTATGGTAACTGTACTTGTACCATCAATATCTTTATTCATTACATCGAGGTTTTTATCCTCTGGTATTAACATGCGATTTTTAATTGGTTTTTCTGGTGTGTTTTCAGGAAAAGTAGacgtttttattttcatattttgccTATAATTGTAAAATATGCTTGTTAATTGCATAATACGATTATTTTTggaaatcaaacttttaatgtTCCTGAGAAGGATACCTGAAATTCTAATGCAAATGCATGATTGAAGATTAACTCTTTTAATACTTGATAAAATCTTGCAAGGTTAGTGCTTCTTGATATGATAACTTTAGAATTAGTTAAAAAGATATGCTCAAGTGGTTGTCATGTTGTGAATGGCTTTTGCAGATGGATGtagttcaaataaaaaaccaagatACTTGCTGCGAAGATATGTCACCCGACCAGTCTGTTTCTCCACAGATTTCTAGTACATGGGCTGACTTTAGAGAACCTGAGGCTCATCCTCGAATTGGGGATGAATACCAGGCAATAATTCCCCCTCTTGTGGTCAAATCAGATGATCTTGGGCTTTTGAAAAGTGAAGCTGGTGGTCTGCGTGATATTTACGTTGGATTTCCTGCACCAGAAGCAGGTATAGATGATGTTGAGATTCTGAAACAGAAGCAACATAATGGGAATGATAATATTGTTCTGGCATCAAACCAAAGTGAACATGCAGCCGTGTCTGAAATGCAGGATGTTCCAGAAGCTCGAGAGGTTAAATCATCCGATGCCATGGCAAATAAGGATTTGGAATATGCAACAAATTTTCTGTTGCAAcaagaaatgaagatgaaaatgaaagaaagcaATGCTGACAATGACCAATGGTTGGCTTCTGATTCCTTGAATGATTCGTCGAGTGACATAGAAATGGCCAGTCTTCTCCTTGGATTATACATTTTTGGGAAGAACCTCATTCAGgtgaagaaatttgttggAACTAAACAGATGGGGGATATTCTCTCATTTTATTATGGGAAATTTTACGGATCCGACAAATACCGTAGATGGACAGCATGTCGTAAAGCAAGAGGCAAGAGATGTATATGTGGACAGAAGTTATTTACTGGCTGGAGGCAACAGGAGTTGTCATCTCGCTTGCTTTCCTCATTAtcagaggaaaagaaaaataccgTAGTGGAGGTAGAGTTCAATTTTTACTTCATGCTAGATTATATAACAACCGATCCTCACATTGGCAACCTCATCAATGTAAAAGAGTTCAGAAATTTATAGATTACCCGCAGTGAAACTACCACATGCTTTTGTACATAGTTATTTAGAGTCAGCTGAAGTTGTCCTGCCCACATTTTCCTAAAGAATGCAGAACTAACACCCCGATTTTTCAGCGCAAAGATAGACACATTACATTTCCATGTAGTTTGCTAACTTGAACACTTAGATCCATGTTCCTATCGAAGCAAGACACTATATATTGTTGTTCTTCTTCAGTTTCACTAACATTTTGTATACTCTCAGCCTCAATAACTTATTCACTGTTGTGAAGTATATTGTgccaatattttttctttaacattttGACTTATGGTCAAAGAGATTGTTCAGTCGGCGAAGGGCTTTATCTCGATTTTCTATCCTGCATTTATTACCTAATTCCTATCATTAGCGATAGCTGATGCATTTTGTTTCCCTAGATCTCAAGTTTTGATGTATTGACAGGTTTGTAGGGGATTTATTGAGGGTAAAATACTGCTGGAGGAATATGTATTCTCTTTGAAAGCTACAGTTGGGTTGAATGCCCTTGTAGAGGCCGTTGGAATtggtaaaggaaaacaagatCTTACCAGCACCACCATGGATCCAATTAAGTCTAATCATGCTCATCCTGCCCGGCCGGAAATACCAGTTGGTAAAGCATGTTCGACACTTACACCTGTTGAAATTGTCAAATTTCTTACTGGAGATTTCAGGTTGAGCAAAGCACGATCAAGTGATCTCTTTTGGGAAGCTGTTTGGCCTCGTTTGTTAGCAAAAGGGTGGCATTCCGAGCAGGCTAACAATTATGGTAGTACTGTTGGTTTAAAGCATGCTTTGGTATTCCTGATCCCTGGTGTGAAAAAATATTGCCGAAGAAAACAAGTTAAGGGAGAACATTACTTTGATTCAGTCAGTGATGTCCTAAATAAGGTTGCTTCAGACCCTGGGCTTCTTGAACTTGACAATGTTGTAGAAAAACAGTGCAGTGACAAGGAAGAGTGCGAGTTGAGTGGCAAAATAAAACAGGACCAGGAAGATTTCCCTAGTCAGCAACGTTATTGCTATCTTAAGCCACGAACTCCCGTTCATATTATGGatacaatcaaatttatgGTTGTTGATACAAGTTTGGCTGATGGAAGCACATTCAAGATCCGTGAACTACAAAGTTTGCCAGTTGAgattacaaataaatatgtttcCAAAAGTCATTCCGAAGAGGATGAGCAAATTTCTTCAGAGATTTCAATGGATGATACTCATTCTGATAATACTATGCATTTTGATAAGGAAGTAAGTGACACTTCCAAAGGCACCAGAATCAGCTTGgacaaaaaagtttatattgaTGAGGAAACTTGTGTAGgaaattcttcaaataaaGAGTCTTCAAATGATGGCCTAGATGGCCTACATTCTACCAGTATAAGCATGGAAGTTCAGGAGGATAAACAATCTTTATTGGACAACACACAACAAAGTGATATTGTTCTGGACCAAATGAGCGAGGGAAAACCCAAATCTGAAATTGACTCCACCGATTATACCAAACCAAGTTGGGAATTAAACACTTGCACTGAACAAGTAAGCTGCAATGTAATTAAAATCTTCGCTGATCCTGAACTGAAAGAGGAGGACAGTTCATCCGATCATTATGATTTAAACCATAATATTCTCCTTCAAGTTGATTCGTCGAAGGAGAATTTGCCTTGGTCTTCTTTATCCAGGAGCAGTACAATTACTAGTTATGGTGATGTCCTTAATGTTGTTGAAGTTCCACAAAGTAGACATGTACCTCATACTTTTATTGACCTTAATTTGCCTATTCCTCAAGATTCCGACAGCCATGGAAGCTCCACCACGGAAACAAAAGGACAGAAAAATATACCAAACAAGTGTTCTGAAAGCCTCGACATCTCAGATCGTGACTCCACCATGATTTCTCGAAGACAAAGTAATCGAAATCGACCTCCAACAACTAGAGCTCTGGAAGCTCATGCTTTAGGACTATTG of the Cucumis sativus cultivar 9930 chromosome 3, Cucumber_9930_V3, whole genome shotgun sequence genome contains:
- the LOC101210737 gene encoding uncharacterized protein LOC101210737 isoform X1, with the protein product MDVVQIKNQDTCCEDMSPDQSVSPQISSTWADFREPEAHPRIGDEYQAIIPPLVVKSDDLGLLKSEAGGLRDIYVGFPAPEAGIDDVEILKQKQHNGNDNIVLASNQSEHAAVSEMQDVPEAREVKSSDAMANKDLEYATNFLLQQEMKMKMKESNADNDQWLASDSLNDSSSDIEMASLLLGLYIFGKNLIQVKKFVGTKQMGDILSFYYGKFYGSDKYRRWTACRKARGKRCICGQKLFTGWRQQELSSRLLSSLSEEKKNTVVEVCRGFIEGKILLEEYVFSLKATVGLNALVEAVGIGKGKQDLTSTTMDPIKSNHAHPARPEIPVGKACSTLTPVEIVKFLTGDFRLSKARSSDLFWEAVWPRLLAKGWHSEQANNYGSTVGLKHALVFLIPGVKKYCRRKQVKGEHYFDSVSDVLNKVASDPGLLELDNVVEKQCSDKEECELSGKIKQDQEDFPSQQRYCYLKPRTPVHIMDTIKFMVVDTSLADGSTFKIRELQSLPVEITNKYVSKSHSEEDEQISSEISMDDTHSDNTMHFDKEVSDTSKGTRISLDKKVYIDEETCVGNSSNKESSNDGLDGLHSTSISMEVQEDKQSLLDNTQQSDIVLDQMSEGKPKSEIDSTDYTKPSWELNTCTEQVSCNVIKIFADPELKEEDSSSDHYDLNHNILLQVDSSKENLPWSSLSRSSTITSYGDVLNVVEVPQSRHVPHTFIDLNLPIPQDSDSHGSSTTETKGQKNIPNKCSESLDISDRDSTMISRRQSNRNRPPTTRALEAHALGLLDVKQKRKSKDVFLEENCILRPSQHAHSKARHTDKFGNGIVDFQLEDRESNVSDDNGNMFHKLEV
- the LOC101210737 gene encoding uncharacterized protein LOC101210737 isoform X2, producing the protein MANKDLEYATNFLLQQEMKMKMKESNADNDQWLASDSLNDSSSDIEMASLLLGLYIFGKNLIQVKKFVGTKQMGDILSFYYGKFYGSDKYRRWTACRKARGKRCICGQKLFTGWRQQELSSRLLSSLSEEKKNTVVEVCRGFIEGKILLEEYVFSLKATVGLNALVEAVGIGKGKQDLTSTTMDPIKSNHAHPARPEIPVGKACSTLTPVEIVKFLTGDFRLSKARSSDLFWEAVWPRLLAKGWHSEQANNYGSTVGLKHALVFLIPGVKKYCRRKQVKGEHYFDSVSDVLNKVASDPGLLELDNVVEKQCSDKEECELSGKIKQDQEDFPSQQRYCYLKPRTPVHIMDTIKFMVVDTSLADGSTFKIRELQSLPVEITNKYVSKSHSEEDEQISSEISMDDTHSDNTMHFDKEVSDTSKGTRISLDKKVYIDEETCVGNSSNKESSNDGLDGLHSTSISMEVQEDKQSLLDNTQQSDIVLDQMSEGKPKSEIDSTDYTKPSWELNTCTEQVSCNVIKIFADPELKEEDSSSDHYDLNHNILLQVDSSKENLPWSSLSRSSTITSYGDVLNVVEVPQSRHVPHTFIDLNLPIPQDSDSHGSSTTETKGQKNIPNKCSESLDISDRDSTMISRRQSNRNRPPTTRALEAHALGLLDVKQKRKSKDVFLEENCILRPSQHAHSKARHTDKFGNGIVDFQLEDRESNVSDDNGNMFHKLEV